In a single window of the Labeo rohita strain BAU-BD-2019 chromosome 23, IGBB_LRoh.1.0, whole genome shotgun sequence genome:
- the hmgn3 gene encoding high mobility group nucleosome-binding domain-containing protein 3 — translation MPKRKSPEGAEAKDATKVTKQEPTRRSERLSSKPAPPKPEPKAKKPAAKKPSNDKAVKEKKGGAKGKKEEKESAPTANGETKPEEETEPKAEAEEKE, via the exons atgccCAAGAGGAAG TCACCCGAAGGAGCTGAGGCCAAAGATGCCACCAAAGTCACAAAGCAAGAG CCCACTCGGAGGTCAGAGCGTCTTTCCTCA AAACCAGCTCCTCCTAAACCTGAACCAAAAGCCAAAAAACCAGCTGCCAAG AAGCCATCCAATGACAAAGCGGTGAAGGAGAAGAAGGGCGGAGCCAAAGGAAAGAAAGAGGAGAAAGAATCTGCGCCCACTGCTAATGGAGAGACCAAGCCAGAGGAG gaAACTGAGCCCAAGGCCGAGGCTGAGGAGAAAGAGTGA